A region of the Passer domesticus isolate bPasDom1 chromosome Z, bPasDom1.hap1, whole genome shotgun sequence genome:
TCTCTGTGTTCAGCTCCAGAGCCATTGAAggattttccccctccctgccaggTTCAGACATCTGGGACACCCAGGAGGTGCActtgcagcagcagaggtgagcTGAGAGGTGAAACCTACTGCAGAGCTGAGATGGTTTCCTTCCTGAGGGACCACGGCATTTCTATCTCTCTTTCTGGGTCCAGGCAATGGCCATAGTGCTTCTTCCCCTTCTAGAGTAAAATCTGCTGATACAATGCTGGTGAAAGGGAGCAACTCATAATCCCAGCTCCTCTCAGGCCACTGCAGAGAAGAGCATGGCCACAGAGATGGACAGCTGCTGTCCCATCTGCCTGGACAGCTTGAAGGAGATCAGCTACATATTTCCATGCCTGCACCAGTTCTGTTACACTTGCATCCTGCAGTGGGCAGAGACCACACCCAAGTGCCCCCTCTGCAAGAGGAGGATTCTATCCATCCTGCACTCGATGGAGACAGAAAATGACTACATGGAGCATGTAATTGCACTATCTGAGACACCATCCATCATTGTCCACCAGGCGAGAGGAGACCCCAGACACCTTGACCTCCATTTCTCTGGAGCATCTCAAACATGGGCTGCCGAAGGAGTGCCCAGGCATCCCATGGGCAGCCTCCAGCCTGAGGAATGGATGGTACTTTTCCGGGACCACCCATGCCTCCTAGATACCCTGGTGCTCTGGGTCCGACCGAGGCTGAGGCAGATCTTCAGGAACAACTGGATGGAGGCAGACCTTGTGGAGGACACTGTCCTGGACATCCTGACCAACCATGGAATCGATGAAGACCAGCTGATCCAGATGCTGGGGGTGTCCCTCCAAAACCATGCGGCAACATTTGTGCAACAGCTGATCCGTGTTGCTGTGCGACAGTGCAGCAGGGAGGCCTGTCGTCTGCTCACCCACCAGCCCTATCTCCCTGCCCAGGTGCCAGCCCTTCTCACAGCCCTGCAAGATGCACCATGGATGAGGTGCCCAACACCCCCTCCTCTGCCATGGATGGGGATTTCAGAAGCTGCCCCTCTGTACCCATTACCATCGCTGCTGGAGCAAGAAGAGCCCCAGGAGGAGCCAGAGGAGTCTGTTCCTGGGTCTTCCACTTCCAGACAGAGCAGTGACCCCTCTTCTGAGGGGCCATGGTGACCTCTGAAGAGGTAGGCACGTGGCCCTGGGGTCTCTTCAGCTACCCCTGCACCTGTGACTTTGGAGGATGCCTCAGAGGTTAGCCAAATTGGGACCAGGCCACTAGCTGGAGCATGCACCAACCCTCTagggctcccagcccctcatATCCAGCTATTCAAATAAAATCAATGCATGGAAACTCAAAAAAAGTCTCAACATTACAAACAGGACAGGTGGCATTTCTGTCCTTGTTATTCTTCCATCAGACATGTGGAAGGCCCATTCCTGtagccagccccagggcagacATTTCCAACAGGAGGGTCTCCAGGTCCAGACTGTGCCCCACAGCCCATTACCCCACGCCACTCACGAGCTCTTCAGTGCCAGTCCCTGCCCCCACATCCTGGTTCTCTGCTCTCCTAccagcctgtgctgcccagTGCAGCCTCACTATGGCCACGACcaattccctgcccagcctggagtCACAACTTGGTGCTGCTCTCTGTGTCGCCCAGGGTCATAccctgccaaggcaggagcCTCCAGAAGTTCATGTAGGAGAAGCACAAAGTCCGGTTCCTGGGAAGGGGCAATGCCAGACTGGCACATGCATCAGGGTGCACAGCTGGTGAGCAGCCCAGACAAGGCAACCATATTGCTCTTAAGCACAGATTATCCTCCCACTGGTCCAGATCCAGCCTCAGTGCTGCTATTTCTGCTCTCCTTAGAGAGGGCCTATCTGTGCCAGATGGATGCCAAGCAGCTGAAAGCTTTGTTTGTCTAGTTTGGAGAGAAAGAGTTTGAGGGTGACTTCACTGCTCTCTACAGCTTCCTGAGGAGGGAAAGTGGAAAGGGGTTTGGTGATCCCTTCTCCCTGGGATCCAGT
Encoded here:
- the LOC135290462 gene encoding uncharacterized protein LOC135290462, whose product is MATEMDSCCPICLDSLKEISYIFPCLHQFCYTCILQWAETTPKCPLCKRRILSILHSMETENDYMEHVIALSETPSIIVHQARGDPRHLDLHFSGASQTWAAEGVPRHPMGSLQPEEWMVLFRDHPCLLDTLVLWVRPRLRQIFRNNWMEADLVEDTVLDILTNHGIDEDQLIQMLGVSLQNHAATFVQQLIRVAVRQCSREACRLLTHQPYLPAQVPALLTALQDAPWMRCPTPPPLPWMGISEAAPLYPLPSLLEQEEPQEEPEESVPGSSTSRQSSDPSSEGPW